GATTggttgctagctagctagcggcaTGCCTGGCATGAGCGCGTGATGGCGCCGCCGTTCCTGAAGACCGGGCACGGCCGCGACAGGTTCTCCTTCAGGCGGCGGAaatcgtcctcctcctcgtcctcctcgtcgacgCCGTCTTCTCCGCTCTCGGTGTCGTCCACAGCGTCGGAGGACATCGCCGACCCGGGCAGCCCCATGGAGTCGTCAGCGACGACGGGCAAGACGCTGCCCTGCGCCCGGCGGGCGCTCTCGCGGAGCAGCTGCGGGTCCAGGGGCAAGCTGTCCGTCGACCtgatcccgccgccgctcgccggcggcccgTCCGACGCGCCCaggtcctccacctccgccgcgccgccccccaAGCCTCCCCCCCGCAACGAGGGCCCGCCTTCAGGTCTCACCATTGTTAATTTTCTAGTGTCTGTCTGACTTTCTGTCGTCAAATGCAGAGAAATGCCTTGTTATGTTTTCGTGATCGATTGCATGTATCCAGATGCTGACATCGTGAgggacaagttctccaagctGCTGCTGGGGGAGGACATGTCCGGCACCGGCAAAGGGGTGTCCTCTGCCCTCGCTCTCTCCAACGCCATCACCAATCTTGCAGGTAATCTCTCCCTTACCTTCCATTTCCGATCTTTCCATTTCCAATAACAGTCCCTGTCTTTCAAATCTTCCCATTCTGTCCGTTGGGTTCTGATGGATACTGACACGATCAGCTATGATTTCTTTCTCATGACGTGGCACATTGCAGCTTCCGTGTTCGGTGAGCAGCGGCGTCTCCAGCCGATGGCCGCAGAGCCGAAGGCCCGATGGACAAAAGAAATTGACTGGCTTCTGTCCGTTGCCGACCACATCGTCGAATTCGTTCCTTCACGTCAGGTGTCCGAGGATGGCTCCACCATGGAGGTCAGAAACAAGAGGATCCTTGCTTATCACAAGTACCTGGATGTAGTTCTGTATCACGGAACATCTTTATGCAAATCCAATTACAGCGGTGctatttttctctctctccccccaaACAGATAATGATGACTCAGCAGCGTAAGGATCTGCAGATGAACATCCCCGCACTGCGCAAGCTCGACGGGATGCTCCTTGTAAAGCTCTGCCACATTCTTCTTTGAAATCATTTACGAGAATGACATGCGTGGAGATACCTGATGAATTGCTAATATGCTATGGCTGCACATTTCCTGTTGTGGGGGCACAGAGCTATCTTGACAGCTTCAGGGACAAGCAGGAGTTTTGGTACGTGTCGAAAGACGCAGATGACTCGGAGAAGGGAGACGCGCCGAAGCAGGATGACAAGTGGTGGCTCCCGACTGTCAGGGTCCCTCCTAATGGTCTGTCGGACTCGTCGAGGAGGTGGCTTCTACACCAGAGGGAGCTCGTCGGCCAAGTCCATAAGGCAACAATGGCCATCAATGCTAATGTTCTTATGGAGATGGATGTTCCAGAAGCCTATATGGAGTCTCTGCCTAAGGTGACCCATATGAACACAGCAACATTGCATAACATTTTTCTTTACTTCGGTTCACTGCATTTAGAGGGATCGAGACTCACTTTGACagcatcttcttttttt
The Brachypodium distachyon strain Bd21 chromosome 2, Brachypodium_distachyon_v3.0, whole genome shotgun sequence genome window above contains:
- the LOC100836854 gene encoding rop guanine nucleotide exchange factor 9; the encoded protein is MAPPFLKTGHGRDRFSFRRRKSSSSSSSSSTPSSPLSVSSTASEDIADPGSPMESSATTGKTLPCARRALSRSSCGSRGKLSVDLIPPPLAGGPSDAPRSSTSAAPPPKPPPRNEGPPSDADIVRDKFSKLLLGEDMSGTGKGVSSALALSNAITNLAASVFGEQRRLQPMAAEPKARWTKEIDWLLSVADHIVEFVPSRQVSEDGSTMEIMMTQQRKDLQMNIPALRKLDGMLLSYLDSFRDKQEFWYVSKDADDSEKGDAPKQDDKWWLPTVRVPPNGLSDSSRRWLLHQRELVGQVHKATMAINANVLMEMDVPEAYMESLPKNGKSSLGDSMYKLITDEYFDPEELIASVDLSAEYSIVDLKNRIEASIVIWQKKMTQKDAKMWGHGVSHEKRGRFEGRAENVLLLLKHRFPGISQSALDISKIQYNRDVGSAILESYSRTLESLAYTVMSRIEDVLRADSLAQDPKNAEATRMPSLSSDDTDTVVQDAKDEVERLGRMEPLNSTLFDYVGPRDGDIGPMMSDSQEPRGAKLSKVSSIATKRFSYLDKLENLGGTRSPISRH